The Streptomyces sp. M92 nucleotide sequence AGTTCGCCGCCCGTCTGGACGGGCGGGTGCTCGTCGCGCACAACGCCGTCTTCGACTGGCAGATGATCGCCCGCGAGTACGCCCGCGCGAGGCGTGAGGCCCCGGTGCGGCAACGGCTGTGCACCATCGCGCTGTCCAAGGCGCTGGCCCTGCCGCTGCCCAACCACAAGCTGGAGTCGCTGGCCGCCCACTTCGGCGTCGTACAGCGGCGGGCGCACCACGCGCTGGACGACGCGCGGGTGCTGGCGGAGGCGTTCCGGCCGAGCCTGCTCGCCGCGGCGGCGGGAGGTCTGCGGCTGCCGTTGCACGAGTGCCGGCCGCTGACCGAGTGGTCGGACGCGCCCGCCCCCCGGATCGGACAGCAGGCCGGTTACGGCGGCTACCGGCCGACGAGTTGGCGCCCCTCCCGCAAAAGGCCCGCATGCCCCTATCCCAACCCGGGCCGGTACGAAGCGGGCAAAAGACTCAAGCAAGGCATGAGGGTCGCCTTCTCGGGTGACACCTCCGTCGAGCGGGACCTGCTGGAGGACCGTGCCACCGAGGCCGGGCTGCACGTCGCCACGAGTCTGTCCCGGCTGACCAGCCTGCTGGTCACCAACGACCCGGACTCGGGCACGTCGAAGGTGGTCAAGGCGCGCCAGTTCGGGACGCCGGTGGTGGACGAGGCGGCCTTCGGCCAGCTCCTGAGGGACGTCGAACCGGCGGACGCGGAGCCCTGAGCCGGGCCGGGCAAGCTTCCCGGGCGAGCCGTACGGACGGGTGATTCCGGGCGACTCGCCCGGCGCCCGCTCGCCCGCGTCGCGGCGACGGCTCACCCTGTGGCGCATGGCGACATGCGAAGTCTGCGGCAACAACTACGGAATGACCTTCGAGGTCCACGCCCAGGGAGCGGTGCACGTCTTCGACTGCTTCTCCTGCGCGATCCACCGGATGGCCCCCATCTGCGAGCACTGCCGCGTGCAGATCATCGGCCAGGGCGTCGAGGTCGAGGGCCACTGGTACTGCGGCGCCCACTGCGCCCGCGCGGAGGGGAGGGCGGGGATCGTCGACAAGGTCTGAGCGCTTCGCACGACCACCGGGCAAACCGCTCGCTGAGACCCACGCCGCGGCGTGAATGTCGAACGTGCTCCCCGCCGACGCGGGAATGCTCCGCGGTGGACCCCACGGCGCTACAAGCCGGTCGTGTACTCCCCGCCGACGCGGGGCCACGGCCCTCGCAGGGACCTCCCCGCGAGGGCCGAGCGCGGTCAAGGTACCGTCGACGCGTGTACCGCTTCCTCCTGTCCCGCCAGTGGGTGATCCTCACCCTGATCGCCGTGCTGCTCATCCCCACGATGATCTGGCTGGGCTTCTGGCAGATGCACCGCTACGAGGATCGCACCGCCCGGAACGACCTCGTCGCGCGGGCGCTCGACGCGGCGCCGGTGCCCGCCGAGTCGCTGACCGCTCCCGGCAAGAAGATCACCACCAGTGAGCGGTACCGGACCGTCACCGCGCAGGGGCGCTTCGACACGGACCGCGAGGTCGTCGTCCGCCGCCGCACCGACTCCGACGACAACATCGGCTACCACGTGCTGACCCCGTTCGTGCTGGACGACGGCAGGATCCTGCTGGTCAACCGGGGCTGGATCCCCGCCGACGGCCCGAGCCAGACCGCGTTCCCCGAGATCCCCGCACCGCCCGGCGGAGAGATCACCGTCACCGGGCGGCTGATGCCCGACGAGACGACCGAGGCGAGCGGCATCAAGGACCTGGAGGGCCTGCCGGACCGGCAGATCATGCTCATCAACAGCGAGCAGCAGGCCGAGCGCCTGGACGCCCCGGTGCTCGGCGGGTACGTCGCCCTGATCGAGCCGGAGCCGGAGAACAACACCCCGGAGCGGATCGGCAAACCCGGCAACGCGGACGCCGCGCTGAACTTCGCGTACGCGATCCAGTGGTGGCTGTTCGCCGCGGCCGTACCGGTCGGCTGGTGGTTCCTGGTCCGTCGCGAGAAGCGCGAACGTGAGGCCGCCGAGGACGTGGCACCGGCGCAGGCGGAACCCGCGAAGGTCTAGCCGCCCGTCAAGGGCGTCCCGACAGCGGCGCGCAGACGGAGCACACGGACGGAGCACACGGACGGACCCGATTGCTCCGCTCCTCGTCGGGAAGACGGACCCCGTGCACCCCCACATCGAGGACTACGCGCTCATCGGCGACGAGCAGACCGCGGGTCTGGTCGGCACGGACGGTTCCGTCGACTGGCTCTGTCTGCCCCGTTTCGACTCCGCCGCCTGCTTCGCCAAGCTGCTCGGCGACGAGGACAACGGTCACTGGCGCATCGCCCCCAAGGGGGCTCAGCGCTGCACTCGGCGCGCCTACCGGCCGGACACCCTGGTCCTGGACACCGAGTGGGAGACCGCGGACGGCGCGGTTCGGGTCACCGACTTCATGCCCCAGCGCGACCGCGCCCCCGACCTCGTACGCGTCGTGGAGGGTCTGCGCGGCGAGGTCACCGTGCACAGTGTGCTGCGGCTGCGCTTCGACTACGGCTCGGTCGTGCCCTGGATGCGCCGGACCGACGGGCACCGGGTCGCGGTCGCCGGGCCGGACTCGGCGTGGCTGCGCAGCGAGCCGGAGGTGCGCAGCTGGGGGCAGGACTTCGGGACCCATGCGGAGTTCACGATCGCCGAGGGCGAGAAGGTCGCCTTCGTCCTCACCTGGCACCCCTCGCACGAGCCCCGCCCTCCGCTGGTCGACCCGTTCATCGCCCTGGAGCACAGCGTCGAGGACTGGCGGGCCTGGGCCGCGCACTGCCGCTACGACGGCCCGCACCGGGACGCCGTCGTCCGTTCGCTGATCACCCTGAAGGCGCTCACCTACAAGCCCACCGGCGGCATCGTGGCCGCGCCGACCACCTCGCTGCCCGAGGAGCCGGGCGGCGTGCGCAACTGGGACTACCGTTTCTGCTGGCTGCGCGACTCCACCCTCACCCTGGGCGCCCTGCTGTCGGCCGGGTACCTGGAGGAGGCCGAGGCCTGGCGCGACTGGCTGCTGCGCGCGGTCGCGGGCAACCCGGCCGACCTGCAGATCATGTACGGCCTGGCGGGTGAGCGGCGGCTGCCGGAGTTCGAGCTGCCGTGGCTGTCCGGTTTCGCCGGGTCCACGCCCGTACGGGTCGGCAACGACGCGGTGAACCAGCTCCAGCTGGACGTGTACGGCGAGGTCATGGACTCCCTGTCGCTGGCCCGGCTGGCCGGCATGCACCCGCAGCCGCAGATGTGGGAGCTGCAGTGCGCGCTGATGGACTTCCTGGCCACGGCGTGGCGCGAGCCCGACGAAGGGCTGTGGGAGGTGCGCGGCGGGCGCCGCCAGTTCGTGCACTCGAAGGTGATGACGTGGGTGGCGCTGGACCGGGCGGTGCGCACCCTGGAGAACCATCCCGAGCTGAGCGGCGGTGACCCGGACGGCTGGCGCGCGCTGCGCGACGAGGTGCACCGGGAGGTGTGCGACAAGGGCTACGACCCAAAGCGCAACACCTTCACCCAGTCCTACGGCTCGCGGGAGCTGGACGCCTCGCTGCTGCTCATCCCGCGCGTCGGGTTCCTGCCGCCGGACGACCCCCGGGTCGTCGGGACGGTCGACGCGATCGGCGCGGAGTTGTCCCGGGACGGGCTCGTGCGCCGGTACAGCACCGAGGGCGAGCCGGTCGACGGGCTGCCGGGCAGCGAGGGCACCTTCCTGGTGTGCTCGTTCTGGTACGCGGACGCGCTGCACGCGACGGGCCGGACCAAGGAGGCCCGTGCGCTGTTCGAGCGGCTGGTCGGGCTCGCCAACGACGTGGGGCTGCTGGCCGAGGAGTACGACCCGGTCGCCGGCCATCAGCTGGGCAACTTCCCGCAGGCGTTCAGCCACGTCGGTCTGGTGAACACGGCCCTCGCCCTGTTCGGGGACGAGGGGGCAGGATAGGGCCATGGATCTTGGACTGAAGAACCGGGTGTACGTCGTCACGGGAGCCACCCGGGGCCTGGGCAACGCCGCCGCGCGCGAGCTGGTCGCCGACGGGGCGAAGGTGGTCGTCACGGGGCGGGACGAGAAGACCGTCGCGGAGGCGGCCTCGGCGCTGGGGCCGGACGCGGTGGGCGTGGCCGCCGACAACGCCCACCCGGAGGCCGCCGGCCGGCTGATCGCGGCCGCCCGTGAGCGCTTCGGCCGCTTCGACGGCGTACTGATCAGCGTGGGCGGGCCGCCGCCCGGGTTCGTCGCCGACAACACGGACGCTCAGTGGCAGGCCGCGTTCGAGTCGGTGTTCCTCGGCGCGGTGCGGCTGGCCCGGACGGCGGCGGCCGAGCTGGAGGGCGGCGGCGTCATCGGCTTCGTGCTGTCGGGCTCGGTGCACGAGCCGATCCCGGGCCTGACCATCTCCAACGGCCTGCGGCCCGGCCTGGCGGGCTTCGCCAAGTCCCTCGCCGACGAGCTGGGCCCGCGCGGCATCCGCGTCGTCGGCCTGCTGCCGGGCCGCATCGACACCGACCGGGTGCGCGAGCTGGACGGCATGTCCGCCGACCCCGAGGCGACGAGGGCGGCGGCCGAGTCCCGGGTCCCGCTGCGCCGCTACGGCGCCCCGGAGGAGTTCGGCCGCACGGCGGCCTTCCTGCTGTCCCCCGCGGCGTCGTACGTCACGGGCGTGATGCTGCCGGTGGACGGCGGGATGCGGCACGGGTTCTAGACGTCGGGCACGGTCCCCGTTCGCGGTGGTCAGCTGACCCGCTCGGCACCGTGCTTGACGCCTTTGAGCTGGACCTCGGCCGGAAGGGCCGCGAGGTTCGCCGAGGTGCGGGCGTGGGTCAGGGCGCGGGTGGTGAGGTCGTCGAGGGCGGTGCCGGGGTCGACGTGGGGGGCGAGGAGGAGACGGACCCGGGCGGCCGGGGAGGTGCGGCGGCCGGTGAGCCGGACCCTGGTCCGTTCGACCCCGTCCACACCGTCGGCCTCCTGGGCGATGACGGCCTCCAGGGCCCGGCCGCGCAGCGCCGCGCCCTCGCCGTCACCGGTGTCGACGAGCACCTCGGTGAGCCGGCGGCGGCGCACCACGGCCACGAGCCACCACAGGGCGAGCAGCAGCAGAACGGCGAGCGCGGCGATGACGACCGGCCACCACCAGCCGGCCTCCCGCCACCTGGTCCGCTCGGCGGCGGTGAGCAGCACGTCGTGCGGCCCCTGGTGCAGCCACCAGGAGGGCGCGGGGGCGCCGAAACCGATGGCCAGCACCGAGCCGCCGAGGGCGAGCAGGACAAGGCCCACCAGCCCCAGAAGCACCCGGTCGACGGTCCTGAGCACCGTCCTCACCCCTTCTTCCCGGGGCGCGCCACCCTGACGGACACGGCGGGCGGCCGGGCCAGGCCCAGCCCGCGCACCGCGTCGTCGAGCACGCCGTCCAGATCGGTCCCTACGTCGTCCAGTTCGCGGAAGTGGGACAGCGCGCGCACGCGTGCCTTGCGGCGGCGCAGGCGCACGCGCGCCGACTGCACTCCGGCGACCTCCATGGCCCGGTCGCGCAGCACCGTGGCGGCGGCGTCCCGGTGGAGCCCGGCGCGTACGCCGGGCAGGGTGCGCCGCATCGGCAGCACCTTGCGCAGGCCGGGCGTGAGGGCCAGGAGCAGCAGCCAGAGCCCGAGGGCCGCGGCGACTCCCGCGCCGACCAGGACCCACGTGTCGTCGAGGGTCCGCTCGGCCAGTTGCCGGGCCAGGTCGCGGCGCCAGCCCAGGGCCGAGCGGCCGGTACGCACGGCGACGACGTCGTAGAGGAAGGCGGCCGCGACGAGCAGGAGCAGCAGCGCGACGATGCCCGCGGGGACGCGGCGTGCCGACCAGAAGCGGCCGGCCCGTCCGTCGGCGGCGTCGGGTCCGGGCTCCGGCGGCGGTCCGTCGCCGGGTGCCTTCCCCTCCGTGCCGGTCTCCGTGCCGGGCTCCATGACGGGCAGCCGGCGGGTGCTGCCCTCGGTGCCCTCCGCACCCTCGGTGCCCCGGGGGTCGTTCATCGCGCCCTCCCCTGCTTCGCGCCGTACTCCGCCGCCAGATGCAGCCGCTCCACCTGGACGGCGACCTCCGGCACCGCCATGCCCACCAACGCCCGTACCCGCTGGACGACTTGGTGCCGCACCTGCCCGCAGCGGGCGCCGATGTCGCACGGGTAGTCCAGTTCGAGGTGGACCCGGACGCGGGCGGTGTCGTGGTGGACCGCGACGGTGGCGTACGGGCGTGCCGCGTCCGGGTGGAGCGGACCGACCGCCTCGCGCGCCGCCCGCGCGGCGACCTTGGCGACGACCCGGTCGGCGATCCGGGTGGCTCCGCGCTCGCCCGGCGGCACGACGGTCAGGGGTTCGAGGAGCTCACCGGCCCCACCGCTCACGCCGGTCACCGCCGCCGGTCGTCGCGGGAGCGGAAGAAGTCGCCGAGGTCCATGTCCCCCTCCAGCAGGCGGCCCACGACGAAGCCGACGGCTCCCAGGGCCGCCACCAGCACGAAGGCCCCGAAGCCCCCGAAGTACCCGGCGAAACCCAGCGCCATGCCGGCGATCAGGCCGACCACGGCCATGCTCATGGTGCGCTCCCCTCAGTCCGCGTCCGCGTCACTTGATCCGAGGCTCCGGCTGCTCCTCGTCCTCCTCGTCGGGCAGCTTCACGTCGCTGACCGCGATGTTGACCTCGACGACCTCGAGGCCGGTCATCCGCTCCACGGCCGCCACCACGTTCTCCCGCACATCGCGGGCCACGTCCGAGATCGACACGCCGTATTCGACGACGATCTCGAGATCGAGGGCGGTCTGCTTCTCGCCGACCTCGGCCTTGACGCCGCGCGTCACCGACTTGGTGCCCCCGGGCACCCGGTCGCGCACGGCGCCGAAGGTGCGGGACATGCCGCTGCCCATGGCGTGCACACCGGCGACGTCGCGTGCCGCCATTCCAGTGATCTTCTCCACGACGCCGTCGGCGATGGTGGTGCGGCCCCGTTCGCCGGGGGCTCCACCGCCGCGCCGGGCGCCTTGTGCTCGCTGGGCTCCGGTCTCGGGCGTGTCCTTCTCCGTCAGGTCACTCATCGCCACAGTCCTTTCCCGGTCCGTCCTTCTCAGACCACCGTAAGCAAGGTTGCGCGATCCCGCGCCGGGGATGCGGCAGGGTGGAGGAATGACGACGGCGGACCGGTGGGCGCGGGCGGTGCGGGAACAGTTGGGGCTCGGCAGGCTGCTGCCGCTGGGCGGGCCGGGGGACGGCGCGTGGATCGCCGAGCGGGCGGTGCGCGAAGTGCTGCTGGCCGCTGCCGGAGCCGTGGCGGGTGTGCGCACGGACGTTCTGCGCGTGGCACCCGCCGATCCGGGTGACGCGCGGGAACCGGCGGTGCCGGCACCGCCGAGTGCCGTGCCGCCCGGGCCGTTGCGGGTGACGGCCGACTTCGCGGCGACGGCGGCTCAGCCGCTGCCGGTGACGGCCGCCCGGCTGCGTGCCGCGCTGGCGACGGCGGCGCGCGGGCTGGGCCTGACGGTGACGGACGTGGATCTGCGGGCGACGGCCCTGCTGGAGACGGCCGCGGGGCCCGCCGCGGGACCGGCGCCGGCACCGGGGCGCGAGCCGGGGAAGGGCGGCGCCGTCAGCCGGGGGGAGGGTGACGCGGGTCGCGTGGCGGACGCGGCGCTGGCCGTGCCGGGCGTGTCCCGGCTGACGGCCACGCTGGGCCGTGCGGTGGACATCGCGGAGCCGCCACGGGAGTCCGCCCTGCCGCGCCGTCACGTCCGGGTGGAACTGGCCGTGGGCGCCGGGCACCACGCGGTGGAGGTGGC carries:
- a CDS encoding SDR family oxidoreductase gives rise to the protein MDLGLKNRVYVVTGATRGLGNAAARELVADGAKVVVTGRDEKTVAEAASALGPDAVGVAADNAHPEAAGRLIAAARERFGRFDGVLISVGGPPPGFVADNTDAQWQAAFESVFLGAVRLARTAAAELEGGGVIGFVLSGSVHEPIPGLTISNGLRPGLAGFAKSLADELGPRGIRVVGLLPGRIDTDRVRELDGMSADPEATRAAAESRVPLRRYGAPEEFGRTAAFLLSPAASYVTGVMLPVDGGMRHGF
- a CDS encoding DUF6286 domain-containing protein, with the protein product MNDPRGTEGAEGTEGSTRRLPVMEPGTETGTEGKAPGDGPPPEPGPDAADGRAGRFWSARRVPAGIVALLLLLVAAAFLYDVVAVRTGRSALGWRRDLARQLAERTLDDTWVLVGAGVAAALGLWLLLLALTPGLRKVLPMRRTLPGVRAGLHRDAAATVLRDRAMEVAGVQSARVRLRRRKARVRALSHFRELDDVGTDLDGVLDDAVRGLGLARPPAVSVRVARPGKKG
- a CDS encoding glycoside hydrolase family 15 protein — translated: MHPHIEDYALIGDEQTAGLVGTDGSVDWLCLPRFDSAACFAKLLGDEDNGHWRIAPKGAQRCTRRAYRPDTLVLDTEWETADGAVRVTDFMPQRDRAPDLVRVVEGLRGEVTVHSVLRLRFDYGSVVPWMRRTDGHRVAVAGPDSAWLRSEPEVRSWGQDFGTHAEFTIAEGEKVAFVLTWHPSHEPRPPLVDPFIALEHSVEDWRAWAAHCRYDGPHRDAVVRSLITLKALTYKPTGGIVAAPTTSLPEEPGGVRNWDYRFCWLRDSTLTLGALLSAGYLEEAEAWRDWLLRAVAGNPADLQIMYGLAGERRLPEFELPWLSGFAGSTPVRVGNDAVNQLQLDVYGEVMDSLSLARLAGMHPQPQMWELQCALMDFLATAWREPDEGLWEVRGGRRQFVHSKVMTWVALDRAVRTLENHPELSGGDPDGWRALRDEVHREVCDKGYDPKRNTFTQSYGSRELDASLLLIPRVGFLPPDDPRVVGTVDAIGAELSRDGLVRRYSTEGEPVDGLPGSEGTFLVCSFWYADALHATGRTKEARALFERLVGLANDVGLLAEEYDPVAGHQLGNFPQAFSHVGLVNTALALFGDEGAG
- a CDS encoding SURF1 family cytochrome oxidase biogenesis protein; protein product: MYRFLLSRQWVILTLIAVLLIPTMIWLGFWQMHRYEDRTARNDLVARALDAAPVPAESLTAPGKKITTSERYRTVTAQGRFDTDREVVVRRRTDSDDNIGYHVLTPFVLDDGRILLVNRGWIPADGPSQTAFPEIPAPPGGEITVTGRLMPDETTEASGIKDLEGLPDRQIMLINSEQQAERLDAPVLGGYVALIEPEPENNTPERIGKPGNADAALNFAYAIQWWLFAAAVPVGWWFLVRREKREREAAEDVAPAQAEPAKV
- a CDS encoding DEDDh family exonuclease, producing the protein MLEDRTTAAPSATAWPAAYPQGYAVVDVETTGLARDDRIISAAVYRLDARGEVEDHWYTMVNPQRDPGPVWIHGLTSEVLRDAPLFPDVAEEFAARLDGRVLVAHNAVFDWQMIAREYARARREAPVRQRLCTIALSKALALPLPNHKLESLAAHFGVVQRRAHHALDDARVLAEAFRPSLLAAAAGGLRLPLHECRPLTEWSDAPAPRIGQQAGYGGYRPTSWRPSRKRPACPYPNPGRYEAGKRLKQGMRVAFSGDTSVERDLLEDRATEAGLHVATSLSRLTSLLVTNDPDSGTSKVVKARQFGTPVVDEAAFGQLLRDVEPADAEP
- the amaP gene encoding alkaline shock response membrane anchor protein AmaP, yielding MRTVLRTVDRVLLGLVGLVLLALGGSVLAIGFGAPAPSWWLHQGPHDVLLTAAERTRWREAGWWWPVVIAALAVLLLLALWWLVAVVRRRRLTEVLVDTGDGEGAALRGRALEAVIAQEADGVDGVERTRVRLTGRRTSPAARVRLLLAPHVDPGTALDDLTTRALTHARTSANLAALPAEVQLKGVKHGAERVS
- a CDS encoding Asp23/Gls24 family envelope stress response protein, whose protein sequence is MSDLTEKDTPETGAQRAQGARRGGGAPGERGRTTIADGVVEKITGMAARDVAGVHAMGSGMSRTFGAVRDRVPGGTKSVTRGVKAEVGEKQTALDLEIVVEYGVSISDVARDVRENVVAAVERMTGLEVVEVNIAVSDVKLPDEEDEEQPEPRIK
- a CDS encoding nucleopolyhedrovirus P10 family protein; protein product: MTTADRWARAVREQLGLGRLLPLGGPGDGAWIAERAVREVLLAAAGAVAGVRTDVLRVAPADPGDAREPAVPAPPSAVPPGPLRVTADFAATAAQPLPVTAARLRAALATAARGLGLTVTDVDLRATALLETAAGPAAGPAPAPGREPGKGGAVSRGEGDAGRVADAALAVPGVSRLTATLGRAVDIAEPPRESALPRRHVRVELAVGAGHHAVEVARQVRTAVSDALPDRPSVAVLVTAVD